One window of the Herpetosiphon gulosus genome contains the following:
- a CDS encoding class I SAM-dependent methyltransferase: MANTQIRFEDGATYERYMGIWSQLVGAKFLDWLAPKTSLNWLDVGCGNGAFTEMVVERHQPSMITGVDPSAAQIAFARQRLANYPAELHEADAMALPLADKSVHAAVMPLVIFFVPEPAKGVAEMARVVAPGGSVSAYAWDMLGGGFPYFSLQQALIDAGISVPRPPSVEASQLTVMHELWLQAGLTKVETAVIKVRRNFVDFADYWKTVTGAPSVGPQIRAMTTTQQQTVQAQLRASLPIAADGQISIEAHANAIKGIVAE, encoded by the coding sequence ATGGCAAATACTCAAATTCGCTTTGAAGATGGCGCAACCTACGAACGCTATATGGGCATCTGGAGTCAGCTGGTTGGCGCTAAATTCCTTGATTGGCTTGCCCCCAAAACTAGTTTAAATTGGCTTGATGTTGGGTGTGGCAACGGGGCTTTCACCGAAATGGTTGTTGAACGTCATCAACCAAGCATGATTACCGGGGTCGATCCATCGGCGGCCCAAATTGCTTTTGCGCGTCAACGCTTGGCAAACTATCCTGCCGAACTGCATGAAGCTGATGCCATGGCCTTGCCGCTGGCGGATAAGAGTGTGCATGCAGCGGTAATGCCATTGGTGATTTTCTTTGTGCCCGAGCCAGCTAAGGGCGTGGCCGAGATGGCGCGGGTAGTTGCCCCAGGCGGCAGCGTTTCAGCCTATGCCTGGGATATGCTCGGCGGTGGCTTTCCTTATTTTTCGTTACAACAAGCCTTGATCGATGCAGGCATTAGTGTGCCACGCCCACCCAGTGTTGAGGCTTCGCAACTGACGGTCATGCACGAACTTTGGCTGCAAGCAGGCCTGACCAAGGTTGAAACTGCGGTAATCAAAGTACGGCGTAATTTTGTAGATTTTGCCGATTACTGGAAAACTGTCACTGGTGCACCCAGTGTAGGCCCGCAAATTCGCGCGATGACGACCACCCAACAACAAACAGTTCAAGCGCAGCTGCGAGCTAGTTTACCAATTGCTGCCGATGGCCAAATTAGCATCGAAGCCCATGCCAACGCAATCAAAGGTATTGTGGCAGAATAA